In Zunongwangia sp. HGR-M22, the sequence TTAGAGGTAATGCTGCTAGCTAAAGCAGTATACCTTTTGTGATTGATATCCTGAGCTAATTTTAATGATCGGTTAAGTTCATCAGTGGCTTTATCAAATTGGTATTTGTTAACAGAAACTTCTGCTTGTTTTAATAAACTATCAATTTGATGGGTGATTTCTTCTCTATCTTGTTTCTTTTGGGCATTGGAAGAAAAAACTAAAAAGCACGAAAATAGCAGGAAATACGTAAGATTAAACTTATTCATTTTACAGCTAACTGCTAAAGATTGCTGCTAAATATACAGAAATTAATATAAAGACGAAATTAAATCTATTAACCTGCTAGAATATCCAATTTCATTATCATACCAGCCAATGAGTTTGATTAGTTTTCCATCGATTACAGAGGTCATTTCGGCATCAAAAATACATGAATGTGTATTGCCTGAAATATCTTTAGAAACGATAGGATCTTCGGTATAACTTAAAATTCCGCGCAAAGAATTTTCTGAAGCATTCTTGAAAATATGATTCACTTCTTTAATTGAAGTTGCTTTAGTGACATTGATAGTCATATCGGTTAACGAGCCATTAGGTACAGGAACTCTTATTCCGCAGCCACCAATTACGTTACTTAGATCTGGGAAAATAGAGGTTAACGCTTTTGCAGCTCCCGTGGTTGTTGGGATAATCGATTGTGTTGCAGCTCTACTTCGTCGTAAATCTCGATGGGGTTGATCGTGTAAGCTTTGATCTGACGTAAAAGAATGTACGGTGGTTATATAGGCCTGTTCTACTTTAAAATTCTCGTGAATCAACTTTAACATAGGTGCAGCATTATTTGTAGTACAGGAAGCATTAGAGATAATGTCTTCGCTTCCGTCTAAAATATGCTCATTAACACCTAGGACTACCATTTTAATGGTTTCGTCTTGTGGAGGTACCGATAAAATTACTTTTTTTACACTTCCGTTAAGATGATTTTTAAGTTCTGGCCGGGTTTTAAATTTTCCGCTAGCTTCAACGACCACATCTACTTCCGTAGCACTCCAATCGATTTTTGAAGGATGATCTTGATTAAAAACCGCAGTTTTTTTTCCGTTTACTATTAAAATATTTTCTTCCGTAGCAATTTCGGCATTAAAAATACCATGTACACTATCGTACTTTAGAAGATGGGCTAGTGTTTTTGCATCGGCTAAATCATTTATCGCAACCACATTTATTTGAGGATGGTCAATAAGTAGCCTAAACAAATTTCGACCTATTCGGCC encodes:
- the gap gene encoding type I glyceraldehyde-3-phosphate dehydrogenase — protein: MPKNINLGINGFGRIGRNLFRLLIDHPQINVVAINDLADAKTLAHLLKYDSVHGIFNAEIATEENILIVNGKKTAVFNQDHPSKIDWSATEVDVVVEASGKFKTRPELKNHLNGSVKKVILSVPPQDETIKMVVLGVNEHILDGSEDIISNASCTTNNAAPMLKLIHENFKVEQAYITTVHSFTSDQSLHDQPHRDLRRSRAATQSIIPTTTGAAKALTSIFPDLSNVIGGCGIRVPVPNGSLTDMTINVTKATSIKEVNHIFKNASENSLRGILSYTEDPIVSKDISGNTHSCIFDAEMTSVIDGKLIKLIGWYDNEIGYSSRLIDLISSLY